The segment AGCTTGAGAAGGGGCATGCCCGAGTTCGTCCGGTGGCGGCAAGTCTGACTTGTGACAGCCTTGCCTGCGAGCCGTTCGGCTGCTCGGGCTCAGTGCGCGGTCGGGGCGCTCAGTCTGCCGGTGGCGGCGACTCGTCACGCTCGGGGTGCCTTGGCGCTTCCTCGAGGCGTTCGAACAGGCGACTGCCGCAACGGCTGCAGAACGCGGCGTTGGCGTCGTGCACGCCCTTGGCGCAGCTCGGGCAGTTGTAATGCAGCACGCTGTCGTCGCGCATGGCATTGGCCAGTTCGGCGGTGAAGATGCCCGTTGGCACGGCAATGATCGAATAGCCGGTGATCATCACCAGCGTCGCCAGGGCCTTGCCCAGGGCAGTGTGTGGAACGATGTCGCCGAACCCCACGGTGGTCAGCGTCACCACCGCCCAGTACACGCTCATCGGGATGCTGGTGAAGCCGTTGCTGGGCCCCTCGATCACGTACATCAGCGTGCCGTACACCACCACCAGCGTGCTCACGCTCAGCAGGAATACGACGATCTTCTGCCGGCTGCCGCGCAGCGCCACCAGAAGGAAGTTGGCCTGGCTGAGGTAATGGGTGAGCTTCAGTACGCGGAAGACCCGCAGCATGCGAATCACCCGGACGATCAGCAGGTACTGGGCATCGGGGAACAGCAAGGCGATGAACGCAGGCACCACCGACAGGAGGTCGATGGCCCCGTAGAAGCTGAAGATGTACTTGCGCGGAGCGGGGTGAACGCACACCCGGGTGATGTATTCGAGGGCGAACAGCGCGGTGAAGACCCATTCGATGCCGGCCAGCAGCATGCCGTGACGCTGGTTGATGCTGGCGACGCTGTCGAACATCACCACCACCAGGCTGGCGAAGATCACCACCAGCAGCCAGGTGTCGAATCGCCGGCCGGCGTCGGTATTGGTGAAGAAGA is part of the Stutzerimonas balearica DSM 6083 genome and harbors:
- a CDS encoding ion transporter, with the protein product MDNDALREMNWRERLYTIIFFTNTDAGRRFDTWLLVVIFASLVVVMFDSVASINQRHGMLLAGIEWVFTALFALEYITRVCVHPAPRKYIFSFYGAIDLLSVVPAFIALLFPDAQYLLIVRVIRMLRVFRVLKLTHYLSQANFLLVALRGSRQKIVVFLLSVSTLVVVYGTLMYVIEGPSNGFTSIPMSVYWAVVTLTTVGFGDIVPHTALGKALATLVMITGYSIIAVPTGIFTAELANAMRDDSVLHYNCPSCAKGVHDANAAFCSRCGSRLFERLEEAPRHPERDESPPPAD